From the genome of Nicotiana tabacum cultivar K326 chromosome 2, ASM71507v2, whole genome shotgun sequence:
GAATGATGTCCAAATGCCCCGCTACGTGGAATATTTGGTATGAACTTGAAGTTTTGtgatttgaaaataataatagagTCCAAAGCAACACTTCTTGCAAATCCATATGTTCTTTTCACCGTTTCACGGTAAAAATTTATCCTTATCCGACAATTTATAATACAAACTAATAGTTACATGATATGTATTTTGTCCTAGATTTCTTTTACTTAACCAAGTTTAATTAACATATATTTTTACCTTATTAAATCATTTAACATGATAAATTGATACTGTTGAGTGTAAACACTAGGTGAGGGtactatttatctttttttgCTAAGCAATTAAATTGTGagatattaaaattatttttaattttcctttttaattatttcaaaatatgccatatagtcccccccccccccccaaagaaaCTCTGAGATTGCATACATGTTTTTGTACCATTTCATCTTTGTTGAAGCACATTTTGTGTTTGTTTTCCTTAGCCAAATATATAGGGAACCTTTGAATGGGAAAGAAAGTGACTATCTATTGAATCACTACCTTCGAAATTATTCAACTAATTAGCTAGATTTTCAAAACTCTTGAAAAGAAGCAAGTACCGATGGACCTCTGTCTGATTAATGTTCAAAGGGGTGATCGTAGTATTTCTAAATGTAATCTTTCTTTAATTTGGACAAAagcggatccaagatttaaatttaaaatgttTAGCTTTTATGATTTTTGATATTGAACACAATGTACTATTAAAATTATGTGTTCAAATCTAATACTTGTTGAAATTTTAGTAGGCATTTATATATAAATCTATATTTTTTGTCGAAAGTTATGACATGCCAGGTTGACCTGTAGCGAGAAAAAACTACTAAGTAATCAACGAATTACGAAATATAAACCACGGCGATAGAAAATGACAAGTTAAAACTTAAAACCATTGGACCATTGTTGAATTAATTACTGGTTACATTTTGTTCAAGCATCAACGTACATGCAATGTATCATTTTCTTTCTGTGGTTAGAAACATAGATTTCCAGAACGTGCTACTTCTACGATTCTCTTGAAGATGAAATTAtacttttctttttgtctttctGTCCTTTCTCATTAGAGTTCGTTCTCCAATTTAAatgtgaaaaacaataaatcaatTTTGGGTCCAATTCAACTCCAACAATATTTAACTATTAACTCATAAATAACGATTGTTCAATGAATGTAAGGAAACAACATATTAGGCAAAATTAAGCATAGGAATGAGTCTGTTTCTAATATCATGTGTAAAAGTTtggattttgagtttaactcaACTCGAAAATTAGCACAAATGGAAAGTGAATTATTGTACATTATTGGCATTGACAAATGATGCAAATATTGGTAAGCATAATATGTCTGTTTAGTTGTCCTAATCAAGAGGCGAGACCACTAAAACATCTTTATCGTAGAATAGGAGGTTTATAAACAGAGATCTCATCAATAATCTTTTACAAACATtgaacttcttttttctttttttttaattctttgatTAAAAACATAAATTATGTACTTAAAAAGGGTAGCCCGGTGCACAATGCATCCCGCGTTTATGCAAAGTCCAGGACCCCAAGGGGTGTAATGTAGATAACATATCCTAATATAAATATTAATGGCTGCTTTCACGGTTTGAACCCGTGACCTAAAATGTTGTATATAACAAAAACAATGTTGTATGGTACAATAGGATCTTAACATTGCATGCTCGTGATAATATGACTACTAGGAGACTAGTAAATCTTACAAGCATATTTATCATGGAAAATTAACGTTGGAATTGTAAACAATAATGATCAGCTTTAGATAGTTTGGCAACCGTGGCGGAGGCTGAAGTTGAGCTACGGGTTTCGTCGAACACAGTAACTTTTGCTTAAATGATATATTTTATGTTAAGagtttattaaatatgtataaatattaaatttagaactcaATCATTAGCACTTGAAGTCGTCGTTCTAAAATTAACAACTTATAAGGTTAAAATCTTGGCTCCACCTCTATTAATGacaattcttttcttttaatttattttttcaattacCCTTTCGGCTGTATCCTCTTTGGAAAATTTATTTGCCATTAAATGTTTAGAATACGATTAATTAAATTAcgaatataacaaaataataaaagatagGCAATACTCAGCAGACCGCATAGCGCAGTGGATTAGCGCGTCTGACTTCGGATCAGAAGGTCGTGGGTTCGACTCCCACTGTGGTCGATTTTTATTTACCACTTTTTATCTTCCTTTTAGTATTGGTAAATAATACTCAATCTAGGGACTAAATTAAATAACCGCGAAGGTCCAAATATACAtctgtacttttgaaaatggtctaaaaatacccttcgttatactattggaTTATCTATACCCCTTCAGTCATACTTAGGATTCAAATATACCAcacatttaaacggagggacacatgTCATCAtcttgttggtcaattctaaatatctcctaattaattaaaaagactcattacccataccggaaaagcaattttctaaaacaattattttttataagaactgaaaaaaactgaatttttttttactaaaaactgaaaaaacataaatattttttttccagtttttacaaaaaaactgctttaaaaaaaattgaaaaatattttataaaacaatgtttttataaaaactgaaaaagaaactgaaaagtaattttctaaagcagttaaaaactggaaaaaaatgaaATGTTTTTacctaaaaactggaaaaaaagaaaatatttgtgtttttcagtttttacaaaaacattgctttagaaaattactttttagttttttttgtttttacaaaaaaattgctttagaaattattttttaatttttttcaaagcaatatttttctaaaaagtggaaaaaactattttcgattttttcagtttttagtaaaaaaatatttagtttttttcagtttttacaaaaaatattgctttagaaaattgcttttcagtttttttttttttcagtttttacaaaaatattgttttagaaaatatttttcagtttttttgtaaaaactggaaaaaaatatatattttcgcttttttcagtttttagtaaaacaaaattcagtttttacaaaaaaaaaattgctttagaaaatattttttcgggTATGCgtaatgggtctttttaattaattaggagatatttaaaaTTGGCCAACATGACGATGACACGTGCACCTCCGTTTAAATGatgggtatatttgaacccaaagtatgactgcatgggtatagataacccaataatataacgaggggtattcttagaccattttcgaaagtataagagtatatttggccctttgcccaTTAAATAATCCAGCAATAAATTGAAGCTTAAATCTTTTCCTATAGTTAAAGGCTGAAAACAAATGACTATAATCATTATTAAACCTCgaagatgaaaaaaaaatcattattaaACCTCGAAGCGTAACATGAAGCTAGGCCTTTTTCACATGAGTTTTTGTTTATtgttttatctttaaaaataagCAAGGAGGTTTTGATGGTTTCCACTTCCTTCTGTTCATAAATTAGTAGCTAACTTAAAATACAATCAAAGGTATTTGGTTGTTAATGTCGATTCGCTTGTTTTTTTctagttgggaaaaacttgacTAAACACCTTATTCTAAATCAAGTACCTTTTCTGAAAAATGAAATCCTcctaatttttcaacaatttatctacaatacacaaataaggtgatgaaatactatatatatatatatatatatatatatatatataatcactTCCAAGTTCTCAAAAATTTGGCCAAAAACTATAAACATATAATGAAATGCTATatcttttcaaattttttatttaaaatactgCTGAGAAGAGTACATTCCAAAAAGTTACCTCAACCTCTGGTGAAGAAAATTACTTGGGATGTATTACCTTGTTACCAGTGGAACAATTGGGTTAGATTAAGGGATTTTACGCAAATAGTCGACCTGATTCATTATTTATTCTTTGATATGTATACAAAGATAATACAtagttatacatatatatatatatagtttaaacagttaaataagcGACTATTTAAGTTAATTATTCTTTGGGGGGGATTATTGCTAAAACTTAAATGTTGCATAAATGGATAAAGAGGCCGGGAATTATACCTCGTGACCTTGAAAATTGAtggtatttatttttttaccctCACTTGCCCCATGAGCAAATCTTTTAGGTCAAATGTCAAAAGTGTTGTGTATGTGACAAGCGAGGGGCGACACTTGTTAAACTTAAAGTTCTGCCCATAGAGCAAGTAAGATCAAAAAAGAATCTTTACACGAATAGCCGtccatatttattatttactttgtctagccatatacatagattGTACATTGATTATACACAACTACActcatataatatttaaattatgcatatattatactttcaccggttatttttagtttaagttggATGAGCAACTATTTGATTAGTTCTTCATTAAAAAATTAAGAGTGGCATTGAAGTGTCATATTTATGTAAATCACCCTAAAGAAGCAGCAGCTCATCGGGGAAGTGAACAGTTAGCCACTAATTAGAGATGTTTTTACTCTTTAgccgctatttaaaatatatttactctttagccaatgcttaataattttttacccccggacgaaaatacccttgtGCTAgatatgagtgttgtgtaaatattaaagaCATGATGTTCATAACTTCATGAATGCTGTATAAATATTACGGATAATTTCAGAGACCCCCCTCCAGGTTTCGCCCTATCACGCTGACCTCCCTTGTAGTTTACAATATTACGCTTAACTcccttattttgattttcttgtaaccattcttaaactcatttaaaataaatataaataaaatataatttgacAGATTTGTCCtttttaatattgaaaaatacGAACCAACCTAACCTATATACACCCCTACATGTAGATTTTCTTTTAGTAACGAGATGATATTTTAAACTACAAATAGACTATAATTGTTAACCTTTTAATTTATTCTATGTAACAAAActattataatatattttattgttattaCCGAAGAAGGTTATCCAATTTGTAAAATGTATAAGGAATGAGGTAGTCACAGTATCCAGTAGCTTGACTTGCAAATATATAATATGTTCATGACAAAAGGCCAGAGTTGGTGACAACACTTAACGAAGCTACATTATTAATATTCGACATTAGTCtcttctcattttatttattttatttttcaaaaatattccaAACATATCCAAACAAAATAGCAGCTACGTCGGTTTCATTAGTTCTTATATTGTTTTCAAGGACCATTTTGATGACAAGAAAAATCAAACTTTCTCTAACACTCAAGTAATTAAATTCAAAGTAATTTCTCTAATTGAAAGAAATTAACATTTAAAAGGGCAAAACTGTCAgattgtattttatttatatttattttaaataagtttaaagaatggttacaagaaaaataaaataagggaGTTAGGCGTAATATTATAAATCACAAGGGAGGTCAGTGTGATAGGGCAAAACCTGGAGGGAGGTCTCTGAAATTATCCGTAAATATTAAGGGCAAAGTGCCCTGTATTTGCACATTccattgttaaactttaggacacttcatatgtgcagtgtaaatgttaaggacatgacgtccttaacttcatgtgtacGGTGTAAATGTTAAAGACATAAtatccttaacttgtatttgcaccttatgttgttaaactttaggacctcatgtccttaacttcatatgtgcagtgtaaatattaaggacacggtatccttaacttcatgtgtgcagtgtaaatgtgaAAGACTTAGTGTCCTTTactttatgagtgttgtgtaaatattaaaggcatgatgtccttaacttcatgaatactgtgtaaatattaaggacaaagtgtcctgtatttgcaccttccgttgttaaactttaggacatcatgtccttaacttcatatgtgcagtgaaaatgttaaggacacgaCGTCCTTAATTTCATGTGTGCATTGTAAATGTTACTCATGAAAAAAGGGTAAAAacatcttttcatattaattttaatagagtagcgactatttttgctcagcattaaaaataaaaaaaaaaataaataccatattaaaaagTGGCTATCACATCGCTATTTCTAACAGCTCATCTACCCAAGGATTTGTGCCCGAGTAGAAGCCCAGCCCatttaaccccccccccctctcgCTCTCTCTCGAATGATCACTGAAATCAAATCCTACAAACACCAGGTAGTTAGTTGCTTCGCTGCAATATCATTTTCATCTTCTTTAcattattaatcaaacaattcTTTTACCTTAAAACTCCCCaaatcacacacacacaaatacaCTTGAGCTACAAATCTCAGATTCCCTTTTATCAGTTCCAAAAAAAAAGCTATGAAATTGCATAAACAGTCAAGCAGAAGAGATGAAGAAATACCCAATTCTCAAATAAGCTTACCATACTCACCAAAGACCCTCAAACATCCAACAAGATCTCTTCCCAGATCCATTAACTATCTCCTCAAAGAACAAAGACTTTTATTCATTCTTATTGGCATTCTCATTGGTTCCACTTTCTTTATATTTCAACCTAGTCTTTCTCTCTTAAGCACATCTTCTGAACCACATTCTTCAATTCCCAGATCATATAATGCCTTAAATCATGAATCTTTATCAACATTTTCATCATATAATAATGTACCAATTTTTAAAGGGAGGGTACCAGTTGGGGTTGGGAGGAAAAGGATGAGGATTGTTGTAACTGGTGGGGCTGGTTTTGTTGGGAGTCATTTAGTGGATAAGTTAATTAAGAGAGGTGATGATGTTATTGTTATTGATAATTTTTTTACTGGGAGGAAAGAAAATGTGATGCATCATTTTGGGAATCCAAGATTTGAGCTTATTAGGCATGATGTTGTTGAGCCTATTTTGTTGGAAGTGGATCAGATTTATCACTTGGCTTGCCCTGCTTCTCCTGTTCACTACAAGTATAATCCTGTCAAAACTATTATATCctttttttaaagataattttttggcttagttttcaGATTCATCGTAGAAACACCTCTTTTGGTTTTGTGTATGTGTGTGTCTGCATGATAATTAGTTGAATGTTATTGAAATGAGtgttctttgatttgtttattgAATTTGTAAAATACCTGTCAGAACTGTTATATCAGTTTGGAAGGTGGCGCGCGAGTTGCCGGTTGTGTGAGCAGGAGATCACGGGTTCAAGCTGTGCAAACAGCCTCTTGCATAAATGCAAGGTAAGGCTGCATAGAATAGACTCAATGTGGTCCGCCCCTTCCCCATACCCTCCTCATAGTGGGAGCAGAAACAGAGCTAGGATTTGAACTTTATGAGTTCTAAATTGCAGGATAGCGGCATCACTTGTTAGTAACTGGGTtctgaatttatttttttacatatTTACTGAAATTTTAATACACGTATAGGGTTTGGACTAAAGCGATTGGGTTTGGTCGAACCTGTATCTCGCTTTCTAGCTCCGTACCTGAGTGGGAGCTTAGTGTAACGGGCTTCCCCCCAACTGTTATAAAAATTCTAGATCATTACTTGGCTTATTGTTTAAAATTAGCTTTATGTATAATACTTCTTTGGTTTGTGTGTGTTTGTGCTAATATTATAATTAGTAAAATGTTATGGAAATGTGAGTTCTTTCATTAGTTTATTGAATTTGGATGCGTTTGAGATCCTTAACTGTGATTACAAGACAAATGTGATGGGCACGCTTAACATGTTGGGCCTTGCGAAGAGGATTGGTGCGAGGTTCTTGCTTACCAGTACAAGTGAGGTCTATGGTGACCCGCTTGAGCATCCTCAAAAGGAAACATATTGGGGTCATGTGAATCCAATAGGTCTGTATAACCTAACAAATCTCTTGTATAACGAAAGTTATCTCTTCAGCTGGTTTTAATGATGTTTGAGCGTCTTGAATCATCAAGGTGTTAGGAGCTGCTATGACGAGGGAAAGCGGACTGCTGAAACCTTGACTATGGATTACCATCGCGGTGCAGGTGTTGAGGTAATGGGGATTTGCTTTTTTACAGATAAAAATAGTACTCCCcctgtcccaatttatgtgccACTCTTTCCTTTTTCGTCGGTGCCAAAAAGAATAACAACTTTCTATATTTAGTACCAACTCATCTAAAAAATTCCCTTTCTACacttaatgagatgatttctagccACACAAATTTCTATTGTTTGTTTTAAAGTCTTCCTTCAGTCAAATGCCTTGACATAAATTGGGATGGAGGGGGTATGTGATCTGCTGAATGCTTATAGTGCAATTTAACAGTCTTCTAATTCTAAAGTTTTTAAGATTCTATGCAAATTATCTACCTAGTTGGGTTCTTTAGAAACTAAATGCAGCATGTTTTGCCTGAAGTACTGAGTAAAATGCACTATCCCTTACTTTTCGTCTTTGACCTGGAAAGATCAGTGGGGTGCTTTTTGTGCCACCGGAAAACTCTATCGAATTTTCGAATCATCTTCTTGTGATGACAGATGCCTTGAATAGGGTGAAACTTTTGGTGATCTAGACTCTAGAGTAGTAGATTGTGTGTTTATCGATCTCCACTTGGCCTCTATTTGTTAGGCTTCTATGCCCTAAAAGCATAAAAACAGCTAGTTATGGACACTACAATGGAGAATTTCGAAGACCCTTTTATTCTGCCCGAGAAGTCTGAACTTAAAACATaaacaatcaaaaaaaaaaaaaaagaagtctgAACTTAAAACATGGAGAATAGGATTTATTTAATTGTCTGCTTAAAGTGGAGCAGAAACAttcttgaaaaaaaagaagataatggCAAGAGACAAAGGATAAATTAAGGTCTAAAGTTGCTATTTTCAGAATGAATGTTACATCTCAAAATGCAAAGATCAATTTGGAGGGCAGTAATATGTATAGGTAAAGTGACTTGTTCTTTGGACTCTTTTCTTCCTTGAACACTAGGAAGCTGCCTACATGCAATTCAGAACTGTATGTTAACATGTTATATAGCTTGGTGGAGTAATTATAATATAAAATCAAGGTGCCTATCCAtcaaaattatttgttattttctaGAGTTTAGTGTTTCTCAAGAAAAGTTTGGAAATTCAACTTGAAACCTATTTTCTTGCTAGTTCTTGAacaaactccagcatattatgatgaGAGAGCATGGAATATGGGCAACAATGTAGAACTTTATCAAAAAAAATGGGCAACAATGTAGAACTTTATCAAAAAAAATGGGCAACAATATAGAAAGTCATTTTTTACCCAAATAAGATTCATTCTGAAGTTAAGTTCTGTATTGTGTTCTCCCTCTTTCCACTTGCAAAAGCTAAATGAATTCAAGTGGTAAGTGGTAGGTGGTACCACAGGATACGTGCATGTTTTACATGTACAGCAGGGATGGCGTAGAATTTTACAGCTTAGAATCTTTGCATACAGGTGCGTATTGCTCGGATTTTCAATACCTATGGACCTCGTATGTGTCTAGATGATGGACGTGTTGTCAGCAACTTTGTTGCCCAGGTTTGTTCTCTCAGCTAATAATATCATTAGTTTAACCTGAGCTTGCCTTTTAAAGTCCTTTTGTATTACTTATTATTCTAAAACCATGTTTGCAGGCCATCCGCAACCAACCAATGACAGTATATGGTGATGGAAAGCAAACACGAAGCTTTCAATATGTCTCTGATCTGGTACTGCATCTTAATCAGTTCTCTTCCTCATTCCTTGTTTCTGCCTTAGCATGTTATCTTTATATTTACTTATGTTTTTAAGGACATTAGATGGCAGTAGATAGTTGCAGTATATGGTATTGGTTGAAGGTGGCCAAGGGTGGCTAAAGCATAAGGTGTTAGTTGCTTCAAGTGAATTTGGTCACGGGTGGTAGGGATGGTAGTGAATCTTGACTTGAGTTCTCGGTGACGAATATATATGTTGCTTGTGTTCCGAAGTTTGTAGGAAAAGCTTTCCACCATATAGATGATAAAAGAACTACAAAAGTTACAATCATGTTATGAACAACATTCGACGTTCTGACTCTTAAATGCAACCTATTTCTTTTTCTACTATAAATATCTGTTTTTCTGTTAAATTTGCTACACGATATTACTAGTGAAATTCTCTTATTGAGCAAGAAGTTAATTTTGGAGTTTCCATGTTCAAAATTTTGAAGTTCATTAAATAGACAAAATGTTTTACTAGATTTTAAAAGATGTATGGTGTCTCTATCCCAAATTGACTACCTAGTTTAACTTttataaatattaagaaaaagaaaactttgaACTGCTTATGAATTATGATATTGGTTTTAGACATGTTAGGGTAATGTTGAAGATATGGAATGAGTTCAAAGATGATGCATCCTATTCAAAACAATATAAGATTATTTTATGTTAATTCTCAATTTTTGAGGATTGTGAATTCCCCCATTCAGGGAAAAGGTCATGACTAAAATGAAAAGCAGGTCAACTAAAATGCCAAGTAGGGAGTATATTGATGCCACTGAGGGATTCTTAGCTCCTTAGTACGTACTAGTAACTTCTATTTACTGCCATGCTACTTATTCAACTGTTTAACTTATTTTAAACTTTCCTAGAATATCACAATGGGCAGGGCACCATTGCTTGTGATTATATTCTGTTTAGCATCATGGAATGAATTCTTTATAGTTGGAATCGTCGATTATCTTAATTTAAAGATACCAAATTGAGCCACTAAATGCTTGGAAGTTATTGGAGATATATAATGTCCCACATTTGGAGTGTAAGGACATGTTTTTATAAAGATTTTAGACCTTATCAATTGCTTTAAGAATTTGTACTGGATGCTCAATTTTTCACAAAAAGTTCCCATTGTTTGTTTTTTCCTACTATATTGCAAAACTTAGGTTTTTGATCTAAAAATATTCCTCTGTAAAGGGGTTGTCATTAGCTATGGCATATCGGCTATGTTGTCCCATTGAATGCTCTATTCACATACACCTTTGCAAGTTAAAAAGAAGAGGATTGTCTTCTGTTCATCTAACTAAGTTTGACAATTACCAAATTAAAAGTTTCTTCGGTAAATACACTATTGCATTTGATTAGTCTTTGTGGAGATGATCTAGTCACTGAAAAATTGCATTTATCTGGAAGCAGGCCATGATGCTATGCTGATATTATCTATGTACTAAGATGCATGCTTCAGATTTAACACGATGCTTATTAAATGTAA
Proteins encoded in this window:
- the LOC107776859 gene encoding UDP-glucuronic acid decarboxylase 1, which encodes MKLHKQSSRRDEEIPNSQISLPYSPKTLKHPTRSLPRSINYLLKEQRLLFILIGILIGSTFFIFQPSLSLLSTSSEPHSSIPRSYNALNHESLSTFSSYNNVPIFKGRVPVGVGRKRMRIVVTGGAGFVGSHLVDKLIKRGDDVIVIDNFFTGRKENVMHHFGNPRFELIRHDVVEPILLEVDQIYHLACPASPVHYKYNPVKTIKTNVMGTLNMLGLAKRIGARFLLTSTSEVYGDPLEHPQKETYWGHVNPIGVRSCYDEGKRTAETLTMDYHRGAGVEVRIARIFNTYGPRMCLDDGRVVSNFVAQAIRNQPMTVYGDGKQTRSFQYVSDLVDGLVALMEGEHIGPFNLGNPGEFTMLELAEVVKEVIDPSANIEFRANTADDPHKRKPDISKAKELLNWEPKVPLREGLPLMVNDFRNRILNEDEGKGS